The Pseudomonas eucalypticola genome has a window encoding:
- a CDS encoding CreA family protein, which translates to MRAIKGMLGLLLVLPLLASAEEIGQVSTVFKFVGPNDRIVVEAFDDPKVPGVTCYLSRAKTGGIKGGLGLAEDRAESSIACRQVGPIHLPDDLKDGEEVFKERTSLVFKTMQVVRFFDKKRNTLVYLVYSDRVIEGSPQNAVTAIPILPWPQP; encoded by the coding sequence ATGCGTGCGATCAAGGGAATGCTGGGCCTGCTGCTGGTCCTGCCGCTACTTGCTTCGGCTGAAGAGATCGGCCAGGTGTCGACGGTGTTCAAGTTCGTCGGCCCCAACGACCGTATCGTCGTGGAGGCATTCGACGACCCCAAGGTGCCGGGCGTGACCTGCTACCTGTCTCGCGCCAAGACCGGTGGCATCAAAGGCGGCCTCGGGTTGGCCGAAGATCGCGCCGAATCATCCATCGCCTGTCGGCAGGTGGGGCCTATCCACCTGCCTGATGACCTGAAGGATGGCGAGGAAGTGTTCAAGGAGCGGACCTCGCTGGTCTTCAAGACCATGCAGGTGGTGCGATTCTTCGACAAAAAGCGTAATACCTTGGTGTACCTGGTTTACAGCGATCGCGTTATCGAGGGTAGTCCGCAAAACGCGGTCACAGCGATTCCGATTCTGCCCTGGCCGCAGCCCTGA
- the proB gene encoding glutamate 5-kinase: MRSKVTGAQRWVVKIGSALLTADGKGLDRAAMGVWVEQMVALHEAGVELVLVSSGAVAAGMSRLGWAKRPSGMHELQAAAAIGQMGLVQAWESSFAEHGRHTAQILLTHDDLSDRKRYLNARSTLRTLVELGVIPVINENDTVVTDEIRFGDNDTLAALVANLVEADLLVILTDRDGMFDADPRNNPDAQLIYEARADDPALDAVAGGTGGALGRGGMQTKLRAARLAARSGAHTIIVGGRLERVLDRLKAGERLGTLLSPERGMLAARKQWLAGHLQTRGTLTLDAGAVQALLEGHKSLLPVGVKGVLGAFRRGEMVVCLGPDGKEVARGLANYSAAEAQKIIGQSSEAIENLLGYIAEPELVHRDNLILV, from the coding sequence ATGCGGAGCAAGGTGACAGGTGCGCAGCGCTGGGTCGTGAAAATCGGCAGCGCGTTGCTGACAGCAGACGGCAAGGGCCTGGACCGTGCCGCCATGGGCGTGTGGGTCGAGCAAATGGTGGCCTTGCACGAGGCGGGCGTTGAGCTGGTGCTGGTGTCCTCGGGCGCCGTGGCGGCTGGTATGAGCCGCCTGGGCTGGGCGAAGCGCCCCAGTGGCATGCATGAACTGCAGGCCGCAGCCGCCATTGGCCAGATGGGCCTGGTGCAGGCCTGGGAGTCGAGTTTCGCCGAGCATGGCCGCCACACGGCGCAGATCCTGCTGACCCATGACGACCTGTCCGACCGCAAACGTTACCTCAATGCACGCAGCACCCTGCGTACCCTGGTGGAGTTGGGGGTGATCCCGGTCATCAACGAAAACGACACCGTGGTCACTGACGAAATCCGCTTCGGCGATAACGACACCCTGGCGGCTCTGGTAGCCAACCTGGTGGAGGCTGACCTGCTGGTGATTCTCACCGACCGCGACGGCATGTTCGACGCCGACCCGCGCAACAACCCGGATGCCCAATTGATCTACGAAGCGCGGGCCGATGACCCTGCCCTGGATGCCGTTGCGGGCGGTACCGGCGGCGCCCTGGGGCGCGGCGGCATGCAGACCAAGCTGCGCGCTGCGCGGTTGGCTGCGCGTTCCGGCGCCCACACCATCATCGTCGGTGGGCGCCTGGAGCGTGTGCTGGACCGCCTCAAGGCCGGCGAGCGTCTGGGCACCCTGTTGTCGCCCGAGCGCGGCATGCTGGCGGCGCGCAAGCAGTGGCTGGCCGGCCACCTGCAGACGCGCGGTACCCTGACCCTGGATGCGGGCGCCGTGCAGGCGCTGCTGGAAGGGCACAAGAGTCTGCTGCCGGTGGGTGTGAAGGGTGTGCTGGGCGCGTTCCGTCGCGGTGAAATGGTGGTGTGCCTGGGGCCGGACGGCAAGGAAGTGGCCCGCGGCCTGGCCAACTACAGTGCTGCCGAGGCACAGAAAATCATCGGCCAATCTTCCGAGGCCATCGAAAACCTGCTGGGCTACATCGCCGAGCCGGAACTGGTGCACCGCGACAATCTGATTCTGGTCTGA
- the cgtA gene encoding Obg family GTPase CgtA yields the protein MKFVDEVSIRVKAGDGGNGCMSFRREKFIENGGPNGGDGGDGGSIYMVADENLNTLVDYRYTRHFDAERGSNGGSTDCTGKKGEDLELRVPVGTTVIDSATQEVIGDLVKAGQRLLVAHGGWHGLGNTRFKSSTNRAPRQTTPGKPGEQRDLKLEMKVLADVGLLGLPNAGKSTFIRSVSAAKPKVADYPFTTLVPNLGVVSVDRWKSFVIADIPGLIEGASDGAGLGIRFLKHLARTRVLLHLVDMAPLDETSPADAAEVIVNELTKFSPSLVERERWLVLNKCDQILEEEHEERVKEIVDRLEWEGPVYVISAIAKEGTERLTRDLMRYLEDRADRLANDPAYAAELADLDQRIEDEARAQLQALDDARALRRTGVKSVHDIGEDDGFWDEEDAEDGPEVIYVRD from the coding sequence ATGAAATTTGTTGATGAAGTATCCATCCGCGTGAAAGCGGGCGACGGCGGCAATGGTTGCATGAGCTTCCGCCGTGAAAAGTTCATCGAGAACGGTGGCCCCAACGGCGGTGATGGCGGTGACGGCGGTTCGATCTACATGGTCGCCGACGAAAACCTCAACACCCTGGTGGACTACCGTTACACCCGCCACTTCGACGCCGAACGCGGTTCGAATGGCGGTAGCACCGACTGCACCGGCAAGAAGGGTGAAGACCTGGAGCTGCGCGTGCCGGTCGGCACCACGGTGATCGACTCAGCCACCCAGGAGGTCATTGGCGACCTGGTCAAGGCTGGCCAACGCCTGCTGGTTGCCCATGGCGGCTGGCACGGCCTGGGCAACACCCGCTTCAAGTCCAGCACCAACCGTGCGCCGCGCCAGACCACGCCAGGCAAGCCGGGCGAGCAGCGCGACCTGAAGCTGGAAATGAAAGTGCTGGCCGACGTGGGCCTGCTGGGCTTGCCGAATGCCGGCAAGAGCACCTTCATTCGTTCGGTATCGGCCGCCAAGCCGAAGGTTGCCGACTACCCGTTCACCACCTTGGTGCCAAACCTGGGCGTGGTCAGCGTTGACCGCTGGAAGAGCTTCGTCATCGCCGACATCCCTGGCCTGATCGAAGGGGCCTCCGATGGTGCTGGCCTGGGGATTCGCTTCCTCAAACACCTGGCGCGTACCCGTGTGCTGCTGCACCTGGTGGACATGGCGCCGCTGGACGAAACCAGCCCGGCTGACGCGGCCGAGGTCATCGTCAACGAGCTGACCAAGTTCAGCCCGTCGCTGGTGGAGCGTGAGCGCTGGCTGGTGCTGAACAAGTGCGACCAGATCCTGGAAGAAGAGCACGAAGAGCGCGTCAAGGAAATCGTCGACCGCCTGGAGTGGGAAGGCCCGGTCTATGTGATCTCGGCTATCGCCAAAGAAGGCACCGAGCGCCTGACCCGTGACCTGATGCGCTACCTGGAAGACCGTGCCGACCGCCTGGCCAACGACCCGGCCTACGCGGCCGAGCTGGCCGACCTGGACCAGCGCATCGAAGACGAGGCGCGTGCCCAGTTGCAAGCCCTGGACGATGCCCGCGCCCTGCGCCGTACCGGCGTCAAGAGCGTGCACGACATCGGCGAAGACGACGGCTTCTGGGATGAAGAGGACGCCGAAGACGGCCCGGAGGTCATCTACGTGCGCGATTGA
- the rpmA gene encoding 50S ribosomal protein L27, with protein sequence MAHKKAGGSTRNGRDSEAKRLGVKMYGGQAIKAGNIIVRQRGTQFHAGYGVGMGKDHTLFAKVEGVIKFEVKGAFGRRYVSVVAA encoded by the coding sequence ATGGCACACAAAAAAGCTGGTGGTAGTACCCGTAACGGTCGCGACTCAGAAGCCAAACGCCTTGGCGTGAAGATGTATGGCGGCCAGGCTATCAAAGCAGGCAACATCATCGTGCGTCAGCGCGGCACCCAATTCCACGCTGGCTACGGCGTTGGCATGGGTAAAGATCACACTCTGTTCGCTAAAGTCGAAGGCGTGATCAAGTTCGAAGTAAAAGGCGCCTTCGGTCGTCGTTACGTGAGCGTAGTCGCGGCCTAA
- the rplU gene encoding 50S ribosomal protein L21, with protein sequence MSYAVIVTGGKQYKVAPGEYLKIEKLEVATGESVTFDRVLLVANGDDVNIGAPVVAGATVVAEVISQGRHDKVRIIKFRRRKHHMKRMGHRQWYTEIKITGIQA encoded by the coding sequence ATGTCTTACGCAGTAATTGTTACCGGTGGCAAGCAGTACAAAGTCGCCCCGGGTGAGTACCTGAAGATCGAGAAACTGGAAGTCGCCACTGGCGAATCCGTGACCTTTGATCGCGTTCTGCTGGTCGCCAACGGCGACGACGTCAACATCGGCGCCCCCGTTGTTGCTGGCGCTACCGTTGTGGCTGAAGTGATCTCCCAAGGTCGTCACGACAAGGTTCGTATCATCAAGTTCCGTCGTCGTAAGCACCACATGAAGCGCATGGGCCACCGCCAGTGGTACACCGAGATCAAAATCACCGGTATTCAGGCTTAA
- a CDS encoding polyprenyl synthetase family protein — protein MQPQAFYRAVADDFNAVDVIIKKQLTSRVPLVSKIGDYITSAGGKRLRPLLVLLCGKALGREGDELRLLAATIEFLHTATLLHDDVVDMSGMRRGRSTANAMWGNAPSVLVGDFLYSRSFEMMVELGSMPVMRILSQATRVIAEGEVLQLSKVRDASTTEEVYMEVIRGKTAMLFEASTHSAAALAEATPEQAEALRTFGDHLGVAFQLVDDLLDYKGDAETLGKNVGDDLAEGKPTLPLIYTMREGTAEQAALVRKAIQKGGIEDLESIRVAVEASGALEYTAQLARDYVKRAIACLDALPPSEYRDALVELSEFAVARTH, from the coding sequence ATGCAACCCCAAGCTTTCTACCGCGCGGTGGCGGACGATTTCAACGCCGTCGACGTCATCATCAAGAAGCAACTGACTTCGCGCGTACCGCTGGTGTCGAAAATCGGTGACTATATTACGTCAGCCGGGGGCAAACGTCTGCGCCCGCTGCTGGTGCTGCTGTGTGGCAAGGCCCTGGGCCGCGAAGGCGACGAGCTGCGCCTGCTGGCCGCCACCATCGAATTCCTGCATACCGCCACCCTGCTGCATGACGACGTGGTCGACATGTCGGGCATGCGCCGTGGCCGCTCCACCGCCAACGCCATGTGGGGCAACGCACCCAGCGTCCTGGTAGGTGACTTCCTGTACTCGCGCTCGTTCGAGATGATGGTAGAACTGGGCTCCATGCCGGTGATGCGCATCCTGTCCCAGGCTACCCGCGTGATCGCCGAAGGCGAAGTGCTGCAACTGTCCAAGGTGCGCGACGCCAGCACCACCGAAGAAGTGTACATGGAAGTCATCCGCGGCAAGACCGCGATGCTCTTCGAAGCCTCTACCCACAGCGCCGCGGCCCTGGCCGAAGCGACGCCGGAACAGGCCGAGGCCCTGCGCACCTTCGGTGACCACCTGGGCGTGGCTTTCCAACTGGTCGACGACCTGCTGGACTACAAGGGCGACGCCGAGACCCTGGGCAAGAACGTCGGCGACGACCTGGCCGAAGGCAAGCCGACCCTGCCACTGATCTACACCATGCGCGAAGGCACCGCCGAGCAGGCCGCCCTGGTGCGCAAGGCCATTCAGAAAGGCGGGATCGAAGACCTGGAAAGCATCCGCGTTGCCGTGGAAGCCTCCGGCGCCCTGGAATACACCGCCCAGCTGGCGCGCGACTACGTCAAGCGCGCCATCGCCTGCCTTGATGCCCTGCCGCCCAGCGAATACCGCGACGCACTGGTTGAGCTGAGTGAGTTCGCCGTAGCGCGCACCCACTGA
- a CDS encoding zinc ribbon domain-containing protein YjdM codes for MSTLPACPKCNSEYTYEDGTQLVCPECAHEWSASGEAETGGNDAVKKDAVGNVLQDGDTITVIKDLKVKGTSLVVKVGTKVKNIRLCDGDHDIDCKIEGIGPMKLKSEFVRKV; via the coding sequence GTGAGCACTCTGCCTGCCTGCCCCAAATGCAATTCCGAATACACCTACGAGGACGGCACCCAGCTGGTGTGCCCTGAATGCGCCCACGAGTGGTCGGCCAGCGGCGAAGCCGAGACGGGCGGCAATGACGCGGTGAAAAAGGATGCGGTAGGCAATGTGCTGCAGGATGGCGACACCATCACCGTGATCAAGGACCTCAAGGTCAAGGGCACCTCCCTGGTGGTCAAGGTCGGCACCAAGGTCAAGAACATCCGCCTGTGCGACGGCGATCATGACATCGACTGCAAGATCGAGGGCATCGGCCCGATGAAATTGAAGTCCGAGTTCGTACGCAAAGTCTGA
- a CDS encoding FKBP-type peptidyl-prolyl cis-trans isomerase has product MSEVNLSTDETRVSYGIGRQLGDQLRDNPPPGVSLDAILAGLTDAFNGLPSRVSQEDLSASFKVIRDIMQAEAAAKAEAAAGAGLAFLAENAKREGITTLASGLQFEVLTAGEGAKPSRDDSVRTHYHGTLIDGTVFDSSYERGQPAEFPVSGVIAGWTEALQLMNAGSKWRLYVPSELAYGAQGVGSIPPHSVLVFDVELLDVL; this is encoded by the coding sequence ATGTCCGAAGTAAACCTGTCCACCGACGAAACGCGCGTAAGCTACGGCATTGGCCGTCAACTGGGCGACCAGCTGCGCGACAACCCGCCACCGGGTGTGAGCCTGGACGCCATCCTGGCCGGCCTGACCGATGCCTTCAATGGCCTGCCTAGCCGTGTCAGCCAGGAAGACCTGTCTGCCAGCTTCAAGGTTATCCGTGACATCATGCAAGCCGAAGCGGCTGCCAAAGCTGAAGCCGCCGCTGGCGCTGGCCTGGCGTTCCTGGCCGAAAACGCCAAGCGCGAGGGTATCACCACCCTGGCATCGGGCCTGCAATTCGAAGTGCTGACCGCTGGCGAAGGCGCCAAGCCATCGCGCGACGACAGCGTGCGCACCCACTACCACGGTACCCTGATCGACGGCACCGTGTTCGACAGCTCGTATGAGCGTGGCCAGCCGGCCGAATTCCCGGTCAGCGGCGTGATCGCCGGTTGGACCGAAGCGCTGCAACTGATGAACGCCGGCAGCAAATGGCGTCTGTACGTGCCAAGCGAACTGGCCTACGGTGCCCAGGGCGTTGGCAGCATCCCGCCGCACAGCGTGCTGGTATTCGACGTAGAGCTGCTGGACGTACTGTAA
- a CDS encoding DUF6482 family protein, with protein sequence MNVQELTTHAHAGLIDELNLISLEGGIYLLEARMHGKSHPLNDASGHAMHLRSVEHARDLLRQLPEVPFHLIHGSVHDEMCGLGDSAEEDLRVPISFRSRH encoded by the coding sequence ATGAATGTTCAGGAACTGACCACCCACGCCCATGCCGGTCTGATCGACGAGCTGAACCTGATATCCCTGGAAGGCGGTATCTACTTGCTCGAAGCGCGCATGCATGGCAAATCCCACCCGCTCAACGACGCCAGTGGCCACGCCATGCACCTGCGTTCGGTCGAGCATGCCCGCGACCTGCTGCGGCAATTGCCGGAGGTGCCGTTTCACCTGATCCACGGTTCGGTGCATGACGAGATGTGCGGCCTGGGCGACAGCGCCGAGGAAGATCTGCGCGTGCCTATCTCATTCCGCTCGCGCCACTGA
- a CDS encoding TIGR00645 family protein, producing the protein MERFIEKTMYASRWLLAPIYVGLSLGLLALALKFFQEVFHVIPNVFSMGEADLILVLLSMIDMALVGGLLVMVMLSGYENFVSQLDVDEGQEKLSWLGKMDSSSLKMKVAASIVAISSIHLLRMFMDARNIEPEYLKWYVIIHMTFVISAFAMGYLDKLTKH; encoded by the coding sequence ATGGAACGCTTTATCGAAAAAACCATGTACGCCTCTCGTTGGCTACTGGCACCCATCTACGTCGGCTTGTCGCTGGGCCTGCTCGCCCTGGCGCTGAAGTTCTTCCAAGAGGTTTTCCACGTCATTCCCAATGTGTTCTCCATGGGCGAGGCGGACCTGATCCTGGTGCTGCTGTCGATGATCGACATGGCCCTGGTCGGCGGGTTGCTGGTAATGGTGATGCTGTCGGGCTACGAAAACTTCGTGTCCCAGCTGGACGTGGACGAAGGCCAGGAAAAGCTCAGCTGGCTGGGCAAGATGGACTCCAGCTCGCTGAAAATGAAGGTGGCCGCCTCCATTGTCGCGATCTCGTCCATTCACCTGCTGCGCATGTTCATGGACGCCCGCAATATCGAGCCTGAGTACTTGAAATGGTATGTGATCATTCACATGACCTTCGTGATCTCGGCCTTCGCCATGGGCTACCTGGACAAGCTGACCAAGCACTGA